CCGAGGCGGCCGCCGCGTTCGGCGACGACGAGGTCTTCTGCGAGCCCTACCTGCCCACCGGTCGCCACCTGGAGGTGCAACTGCTCGCCGACGCGCACGGGACCGTGTGGGCCGTCGGCGACCGCGACTGCTCGCTGCAGCGCCGCCACCAGAAGGTCGTCGAGGAGGCCCCCGCCCCCGGGCTGGCTGCCGAGCTGCGGGCCCGCCTGCACACCGCCGCCACCGACGCCGCCCGCGCCATCGGCTACCGGGGCGCCGGCACCGCCGAGTTCCTGCTCGCCCCGGACGGCCGACTCGCCTTCCTGGAGATGAACACCCGCCTGCAGGTCGAACACCCCGTCACCGAATGCCTCACCGGACTCGACCTGGTCGCCCTCCAACTCGCCGTCGCCGAAGGCGAACAGCTCCCCGCCGACCCGCCGCCGAGCCGCGGCTGCGCAATCGAGGCCCGGCTGTACGCCGAGGACCCGGCCCGCGACTGGCAGCCCGCCACCGGCACCCTGCACCGCCTCGAACTCCCCGGCGTGGACGTCGAGTTCGACACCGATCCGGCGCCCGCCGGGCTGCGTCTGGACGCCGGCGCGGGCGACGGCGACCAGGTCACCGTGCACTACGACGCGATGCTCGCCAAGGTCATCGCCTGGGCGCCCACCCGGGCCGCCGCCGCCCGCCGGCTGGCCGACGCCCTGGCCCGCGCCCGCCTGCACGGCCCCGCCACCAACCGCGACCTGCTGGTCCGCGCACTGCGCCACCCCGCCTTCCTGGACGGCGCCGTCCACACCGCCTTCCTCACCGAGCACGCCGCCGAACTCGCCGCCTCCGACGGCAAGTCCGCGCCCCTGGCCGCACTCGCCGCCGCCCTCGCGGACGCGGCCGCTCACCGCACCGCCCTGCGCGGAGTCCCCGCCGGCTGGCGCAACCTGCCCTCCCAGCCGCAGATCAAGCGCTACCGCACCGCCGACGGCGCCGAACTCGACGTCCGCTACCGCCTCACTCGCGACGGCCTGCGCGCCGACGACCACCCCGGTGTCCAACTCCTGCTCCACGAAGACGACTTGGTGGAACTCACGGTGGGCGGCCTGCGCCGCCGCTACCGGATCGCCCGGTACGGCGCGCAGGTGTTCGTCGACGGCCCCACCGAGCACCACACCCTGACCGCCCTCGACCGCTTCCCCGACCCGGCCGCCGCGCTCGCCCCCGGCACGCTGCTCGCCCCGATGCCCGGCACGGTGATCCGGATCGCCGCCCGCCCCGGCGAGCGGGTCAGCGCGGGCCAACCCCTGCTCTGGCTGGAGGCGATGAAGATGGAACACCAGGTCACCGCCCCCGCCGACGGCACCCTCAGCACCCTGCACGCCGAGGTCGGCGTCCAGGTCGAGACCGGCGCCGTCCTCGCGGTGGTCGAGGCCACCGAGACCGCCCCCTGAGCGCCATCCCCTCTCCAGCACGGAAGGACCACCCTCATGTCCGCACCGCGCACCACCCTCGCCGCCTCCCCGCTGATCGAGACCGAGGACCGCCGCGCCCTGCGCGAAGCCGTCGCCGCCCTCGGCCGCCGCTACGGCCGCGCGTACTTCCAGCGCAAGGCCCGGGCCGGCCAGCCCGTCGAAGAACTCTGGTCCGAGGCAGCCAAGTTGGGCTACCTCGGGGTCAACCTCCCGGCCGAGTACGGCGGTGGGGGCGCGGGCATCACCGAACTCGCGATCGTGCTGGAGGAATTGGGGGCGGCCGGCAGCCCGCTGCTGATGCTGATCGTCTCCCCGGCGATCTGCGGCACCGTCATCTCCCGGTTCGGCACCGACGAGCAGAAGCAGCGCTGGCTGCCCGGGCTCGCCGACGGGACCCGGGTGGTGGCCTTCGGCATCACCGAACCCGACGCCGGCTCCAACTCGCACCGGATCGGCACCGTCGCCCGCCGCGACGGCCAGGACTGGCTGCTCAGCGGCCGCAAGGTCTTCATCTCCGGCATCGACCACGCCGACGCCGTGCTGTTCGTCGGCCGCACCGAGGACGCCCGCACCGGCAGACTCAAGCCCGCCCTGTTCGTCGTCCCGCGCGACACCCCCGGCTTCGAGTACCGCCCCATCCCGATGGAACTCACCGCCCCCGAGAAGCAGTTCCAGGTCTTCCTGGACGACGTCCGGCTGCCCGCCGACGCCCTCGTCGGCGACGAGGACGCCGGACTGCTGCAACTCTTCGCGGGCCTCAACCCCGAGCGGATCATGACCGCGGCCTTCACCCTCGGCATCGCCCGGTACGCCCTCGACACGGCCGTGGACTACGCCCGCACCCGCACTGTCTGGGACCGCCCGATCGGCGCCCACCAGGGCATCGCCCACCCGCTCGCCCAGTGCGCCATCGAGGTCGAACTCGCCCGCCTGATGACCCAGAAGGCCGCCCACCTGTACGACGCGGGCGACGACCTGGCCGCGGGCGAGGCCGCCAACATGGCCAAGTACGCGGCCGGCGAAGCCTCCTGCCGGGCCGTCGACCAGGCCGTGCAGACCCTCGGCGGCAACGGCCTCACCCAGGAGTACGGCCTCGCCGCGCTGATCACCGCCACCCGGGTCGGCCGGGTCGCGCCCGTCAGCCGGGAGATGATCC
The DNA window shown above is from Streptomyces sp. TLI_171 and carries:
- a CDS encoding acyl-CoA dehydrogenase family protein translates to MSAPRTTLAASPLIETEDRRALREAVAALGRRYGRAYFQRKARAGQPVEELWSEAAKLGYLGVNLPAEYGGGGAGITELAIVLEELGAAGSPLLMLIVSPAICGTVISRFGTDEQKQRWLPGLADGTRVVAFGITEPDAGSNSHRIGTVARRDGQDWLLSGRKVFISGIDHADAVLFVGRTEDARTGRLKPALFVVPRDTPGFEYRPIPMELTAPEKQFQVFLDDVRLPADALVGDEDAGLLQLFAGLNPERIMTAAFTLGIARYALDTAVDYARTRTVWDRPIGAHQGIAHPLAQCAIEVELARLMTQKAAHLYDAGDDLAAGEAANMAKYAAGEASCRAVDQAVQTLGGNGLTQEYGLAALITATRVGRVAPVSREMILNYVAQHTLGLPRSY
- a CDS encoding biotin carboxylase N-terminal domain-containing protein, translated to MITSLLVANRGEIARRIFRTCRTLGIATVAVHSDPDADARHVREADTAVRLPGAVPADTYLRADLLIRAALDAGADAVHPGYGFLSESAEFARAVLAAGLTWVGPPPEAIAAMGSKTAAKRLMAAAGVPVLTVGDRPTEADLPLLVKAAAGGGGRGMRVVRTLADLPAALAAARAEAAAAFGDDEVFCEPYLPTGRHLEVQLLADAHGTVWAVGDRDCSLQRRHQKVVEEAPAPGLAAELRARLHTAATDAARAIGYRGAGTAEFLLAPDGRLAFLEMNTRLQVEHPVTECLTGLDLVALQLAVAEGEQLPADPPPSRGCAIEARLYAEDPARDWQPATGTLHRLELPGVDVEFDTDPAPAGLRLDAGAGDGDQVTVHYDAMLAKVIAWAPTRAAAARRLADALARARLHGPATNRDLLVRALRHPAFLDGAVHTAFLTEHAAELAASDGKSAPLAALAAALADAAAHRTALRGVPAGWRNLPSQPQIKRYRTADGAELDVRYRLTRDGLRADDHPGVQLLLHEDDLVELTVGGLRRRYRIARYGAQVFVDGPTEHHTLTALDRFPDPAAALAPGTLLAPMPGTVIRIAARPGERVSAGQPLLWLEAMKMEHQVTAPADGTLSTLHAEVGVQVETGAVLAVVEATETAP